Proteins encoded in a region of the Ranitomeya imitator isolate aRanImi1 chromosome 9, aRanImi1.pri, whole genome shotgun sequence genome:
- the CCDC85B gene encoding coiled-coil domain-containing protein 85B, with the protein MNEECGLLGRDISKVTDEEMLSHSKEELVRKLREEEAEKMAALIQRGRLIKEVNRQLQGHLTEIRELKQVNHRLQEENRELKDLCCFLDDDRLKSKKLASEWQLFGYHAAKVLREDLGGYLKKLSELERRQDELVRENSCLSEVFLALEEDGASIRHHASPVASSELSLLPCGPRDLGDGSSSTGSVGSPDQLHVVCSPDD; encoded by the coding sequence ATGAATGAGGAATGTGGTCTACTGGGACGGGACATTTCTAAGGTGACAGATGAAGAAATGCTATCTCACAGCAAGGAGGAACTCGTGCGGAAACTGAGGGAAGAGGAAGCCGAAAAAATGGCCGCCCTTATCCAAAGAGGTCGTCTTATCAAGGAGGTCAACCGCCAGCTACAAGGCCACTTAACGGAGATTCGAGAGCTGAAACAAGTCAATCATCGTCTTCAAGAAGAGAACAGAGAGTTGAAGGACCTTTGCTGCTTTTTGGATGACGACAGATTGAAAAGCAAGAAGCTGGCTAGCGAATGGCAACTCTTTGGTTACCATGCAGCTAAAGTGTTACGAGAAGACTTGGGTGGGTATCTGAAAAAACTTTCAGAGCTTGAGAGGCGTCAGGATGAGCTCGTTCGGGAAAACTCATGCCTTTCGGAAGTGTTTTTAGCTCTGGAGGAAGATGGGGCTTCCATAAGGCATCATGCTAGCCCTGTGGCTTCATCGGAGCTAAGCCTTTTACCTTGTGGACCACGAGACTTGGGAGATGGGAGCTCCAGTACTGGGAGTGTAGGGAGTCCAGATCAACTCCACGTGGTTTGTTCACCCGATGACTGA